CCGGCGTTTCGATCATCATGGCGACGAGCGTTTCCTGTAAGCGTCTCTTCTCAGAATTCACGACCGCAGTCATTTGCGCTACCTTCCTCGGAACCGCCGGTTTCGGCGTGTCTTTGTGATGCCGGCTGCGTATTCTGCGTGCGGTGATCGAATTTAGCAAACCTGGATCCCGAGCATTTGACGGACCAGTCGTCACAGTTGCGCATTTGACAGAAATGAAAGGAACCGACGGCATGCATATCGGCGTCGCCATGTTTTGTACGGATTATGCAATTCCGCCCGTTGCATTGGCCATCGCGCTCGAATCGCGCGACTTTGAATCCCTGTGGCTGCCGGAACACAGCCACATTCCCTTATCGCGCGCCTCCGCCTGGCCGCAGGGCGGCGAACTGCCGAAACGGTATTACGATGTCATGGACCCCTTTGTAACGCTGGGCGCGGCAGCGGCCGTGACAGGCAGATTGAAACTGGCGACCGGCATCTGCCTGGTTGCGCAGCGGGACCCAATCCAGACGGCGAAGCAGATAGCGACGCTCGACCAGATTTCAAACGGCCGGTTCCTGTTTGGGATCGGGGCCGGCTGGAATGCGGATGAAATGGCGAACCACGGCACGGTATTCGAAACCCGCTACAAGGTCATGCGAGAGAATATCGAAGCGATGCGCTGTATCTGGACAGAGTCCAAACCGGAATACCACGGCGAATTCGTCAATTTCGATCCAATGATGACGTGGCCGAAGCCAATCCAGAAGCCCTGCCCGCCCGTCATTGTCGGCGGTGAATTTCCCCATGGCGCGCGGCGGGCGTTATCCTACGGGGACGGGTGGGTTCCCCATGCCATGCGACCTGACTACGCGTTGCTGGACAAAATGCCAGCGTTCCGCGAAATGGAAAAAAGCGCCGGCCGCAGGATACCGGTCACCGCCTTTGGCGCACCACACGATCCGGATACATGGCGCGCATATGAAGACGCCGGGATAGATCGTATCGTTCTAAGCATCGACTCGGAGCCGTCAGATATGGTACTGCCTAAACTGGATTCGTGGGCAAAGAGAATCTAGATTCTTCAATATCGAATTTAGGCAGCGCCTGCCGGATTTTATCGGGTCTTTTAAATGTCAGGCCGCAAGAAACGCGTTTTGTTTAACGCGCGGTTGCAACGGGAATGCTGCGGCGTAAATTGCCCTTTTGTATACCGTAAACGAACCTGATAAGTTCCGGCGCCGCACTGGAGAGAGGTCCTGGAATCGCCGTCAAAAAACAGGCGCCCAGGGTGTTAGGGAGTATGAATAGAATGGGATCGAACCGATATATCGCACCGCCGGGTTTCCCGGAAAACCAGGGACTTTACGATAGCCGCAACGAACACGACGCATGCGGCATCGGATTCGTTGCCAATATCAAGGGAAAAAAAAGCCATGCCATAATTGAGCAGGGGCTGCAGGTACTGGTCAATCTGACGCATCGCGGTGCCGTCGGTGCGGACCCCAAAGCCGGCGATGGCGCCGGTATCCTGATTCAGATTCCGGACGAATTCTACCGCCAGGAATGCGCGAAACTGGGATTCGACCTGCCGCCCGCCGGCGAATACGGCGTTGGCATGGTCTTTCTGCCGCGGGACGCGGATAGACGGAAATCCTGTGAGGACGCCATCGAGCAATATACGGCCACGGAAGGACAAATTCTGCTGGGTTGGCGCGACGTTCCGCTGGATGATTCCGATCTGAGCCCCACCGTCAGCGAAAACGCCCCGGTTATCCGCCAGGTCTTCATTGGGAAAGGGGCCAACTGCGCCGACACGGACGCGCTTGAACGCAAGCTGTTTGTCATCCGCAAGCAGGCCACGCGGGAAAACGACGAAACCTCCAACAGCCTCGGCGATTTCTATTTTGCGTCCCTTTCCGCCCGCACTGTCGTCTACAAGGGAATGGTTCTGGCGAACCAGGTGGCGTCATTTTATCCGGAGATACTTGACGAACGGGTCGTAACCGCGATGGCGCTGGTCCATCAGCGCTTCTCGACCAATACCTTTCCGGCGTGGCGGCTTGCCCATCCCTTCCGCATGATCTGCCACAACGGCGAAATCAACACGATGCGCGGCAATCTCAACTGGATGAACGCCCGTCGCTACGCCATGAAGTCCGACTTGTTCGGCGAGGATCTCGATAAGGTCTGGCCGCTGATTCCCGAAGGCCAGTCCGATTCGGCCGGCTTCGACAATGCGCTGGAACTGCTGGTCCGGGGCGGCTATTCCCTGGCCCATGCGATGATGATGCTGATCCCCGAAGCCTGGGACAGCAATCCGCTGATGGACAGGCAGCGTCGCGCATTTTATGAGTACCATGCAGCGCTAATGGAGCCGTGGGACGGTCCGGCGGCGGTCGCATTTTCCGATGGCCGCCAGATCGGCGCGACGCTCGACCGCAACGGCCTGCGCCCGGCGCGATATCTGGTAACCGACGACGACATGTTGCTGATGGCGTCCGAAATGGGCGTCCTGGACATACCCGAAGAGCGCATCATCCAGAAATGGCGCTTGCAGCCCGGCAAGATGCTGCTGATCGACCTGGAACAGGGCCGGATCATCGACGATGCCGAAATCAAGGCAGGGCTTGCCGGCAAACAACCCTACCAGGAATGGCTGGATCGCACGCAGATCGTCCTTGAGGATCTACCCGAAACCGGAGCGACGACGCCGGCAAGCAACACGCCGAGCCTGCTCGACCGGCAACAGGCGTTTGGCTATACGCAGGAAGACCTGAGGCAACTCATGGCGCCCATGGCGGCTACCGGGCA
The window above is part of the Alphaproteobacteria bacterium genome. Proteins encoded here:
- a CDS encoding LLM class F420-dependent oxidoreductase — its product is MKGTDGMHIGVAMFCTDYAIPPVALAIALESRDFESLWLPEHSHIPLSRASAWPQGGELPKRYYDVMDPFVTLGAAAAVTGRLKLATGICLVAQRDPIQTAKQIATLDQISNGRFLFGIGAGWNADEMANHGTVFETRYKVMRENIEAMRCIWTESKPEYHGEFVNFDPMMTWPKPIQKPCPPVIVGGEFPHGARRALSYGDGWVPHAMRPDYALLDKMPAFREMEKSAGRRIPVTAFGAPHDPDTWRAYEDAGIDRIVLSIDSEPSDMVLPKLDSWAKRI